A single genomic interval of Asinibacterium sp. OR53 harbors:
- the rpoC gene encoding DNA-directed RNA polymerase subunit beta' produces the protein MAIKKDNRPRSTFSQITISLASPDSILERSFGEVLKPETINYRTYKPERDGLFCERIFGPVKDYECACGKYKRIRYKGIVCDRCGVEVTEKKVRRERMGHIKLVVPVVHIWYFKSLPNKIGYLLGMSSKKLETIIYYERYVVIQGGVKESLNTGDLLTEEEYLDILDNLPKDNQYLPDEDPQKFIAKMGAEAVHALLERIDLDGLSFSLRNAAATETSQQRKADALKRLSVVESFRDAGTRITNRPEWMVMQYIPVIPPELRPLVPLDGGRFASSDLNDLYRRVIIRNNRLKRLLEIKAPEVILRNEKRMLQEAIDSLFDNSRKSNAVKAEGGRALKSLSDVLKGKQGRFRQNLLGKRVDYSGRSVIVVGPEMKIHECGLPKDMAAELFKPFVIRKLIERGIVKTVKSAKKLVDRKEAVIWDILENILKGHPVMLNRAPTLHRLSIQAFQPKLVEGKAIQLHPLVTSSFNADFDGDQMAVHVPLSNAAILEAQLLMLSSHNILNPQNGTPITLPSQDMVLGLYYITKGKKTMGDEVIRGEGKAFYSMDEVLIAYNEGAVDLHAHIKVKTNVRVNGQLVKKLIDTTVGRVLFNQHVPHEVGFVNALLTKKSLREIIGDIIKITDVPKTAKFLDDIKTLGFRMAFRGGLSFNVNDLIVPDQRNELLENAKTEVEEVWENYNMGLITNNERYNQVIDIWSRVDTRITETLIREMQNDKQGFNSVYMMLDSGARGSKTQVKQLVGIRGLMAKPRKSGSTGSEVIENPILSNFKNGLNVLDYFISTHGARKGLADTALKTADAGYLTRRLVDVAQDVVIGEEDCGTLRGNATTALKDNEDIIEPLADRIDGRTSLHNIYHPVTDELIIAAGEEISAEVAKAIEEAGIETVEIRSVLTCESKRGVCVKCYGRNLATGYLTQQGDAVGIIAAQSIGEPGTQLTLRTFHVGGVAGSASVESSLNAKFDGTIQFDGLRTVEALNNEGDKVKIVIGRTGEVRIMDVKNDRLMITNNVPYGATLAVKDGQQVKKGDVICTWDPFNNVIVAEQNGKIKFENVLDGITYRDEADEQTGHREKVVIETKDKTKIPTVIVEGKENKQYNLPVGSHIVIEEGDDVKAGQVLVKIPRVLGKLRDITGGLPRVTELFEARNPGNPAIVCEIDGVVAFGNVKRGNREIIVESKDSMVKKYLVPLTRQILVQDGDFVKAGTPLSDGQIAPADILAIKGPFAVQEYVVNEIQEVYRLQGVKINDKHIEVIVRQMMKKVEIVDAGDTKFLEEDLEDRFDFIEENDRVFDKKVVTEAGESAKMKPGQIITLRELREENSILRRSDKKLVEVRDAKPATATPVLLGITKASLGVQSWISAASFQETTKVLSQAAIQGKTDAMLGLKENVITGHLIPAGTGQKEFENMIVGSKEEYEVLATTREAMSFDDDE, from the coding sequence ATGGCCATCAAAAAAGACAATCGCCCCAGATCAACTTTTTCACAGATCACGATCAGTCTGGCATCGCCCGACAGCATCCTGGAAAGAAGTTTTGGCGAAGTGCTGAAGCCTGAAACCATTAACTATCGTACCTATAAACCGGAGCGCGACGGTTTGTTCTGCGAAAGGATATTCGGACCCGTAAAGGATTACGAATGTGCCTGCGGAAAATATAAGCGTATCCGTTACAAAGGCATCGTGTGCGACCGCTGCGGTGTGGAAGTAACAGAAAAGAAAGTACGCCGTGAGCGCATGGGCCACATCAAACTGGTGGTGCCCGTAGTGCATATCTGGTACTTCAAGAGCCTGCCCAACAAAATCGGTTACCTGCTGGGTATGAGCTCCAAGAAATTAGAGACCATCATTTATTATGAGCGTTATGTAGTGATCCAGGGTGGTGTGAAAGAGAGCCTGAACACCGGCGACCTGCTCACTGAAGAAGAATACCTCGATATCCTGGACAATTTGCCCAAGGACAACCAATACCTGCCCGATGAAGATCCGCAGAAATTCATTGCTAAAATGGGTGCTGAAGCAGTGCATGCACTGTTGGAAAGGATCGACCTGGACGGCCTGAGCTTCTCACTCCGTAATGCCGCTGCTACCGAAACTTCACAGCAGCGTAAAGCAGATGCACTGAAGCGCCTGAGCGTAGTGGAATCTTTCCGCGACGCCGGCACACGTATTACCAACCGCCCCGAGTGGATGGTGATGCAATACATCCCCGTAATTCCTCCGGAACTGCGTCCGCTGGTTCCATTGGATGGCGGCCGTTTCGCTTCTTCAGACCTGAACGACCTTTACCGTCGTGTGATCATCCGTAACAACCGTTTGAAGCGTTTGTTGGAGATCAAAGCGCCTGAAGTGATCCTGCGTAACGAAAAGCGTATGCTGCAGGAAGCGATCGATTCACTGTTCGACAACAGCCGTAAATCCAATGCGGTGAAAGCCGAAGGTGGCCGTGCACTGAAATCACTTTCCGATGTACTGAAAGGTAAACAGGGACGGTTCCGTCAGAACCTGTTGGGTAAACGTGTGGACTACTCCGGTCGTTCTGTGATCGTGGTAGGCCCTGAAATGAAAATACACGAATGCGGTCTGCCTAAAGACATGGCAGCCGAGCTGTTCAAGCCATTCGTGATCCGTAAACTGATTGAAAGAGGTATCGTGAAAACGGTGAAGTCGGCCAAGAAACTGGTAGACCGCAAAGAAGCCGTGATCTGGGATATCCTCGAAAACATATTGAAAGGGCACCCTGTAATGCTGAACCGTGCGCCAACGCTGCACCGTTTGTCAATCCAGGCTTTCCAGCCCAAGCTGGTAGAAGGTAAAGCGATCCAGCTGCACCCGCTGGTTACTTCTTCTTTCAACGCCGACTTCGACGGCGACCAGATGGCGGTACACGTGCCTTTGAGCAATGCAGCCATCCTGGAAGCACAGTTGCTGATGCTGTCTTCACACAACATCCTCAACCCGCAGAACGGTACGCCCATCACCCTGCCTTCACAGGACATGGTACTGGGACTGTACTACATCACCAAAGGCAAGAAGACCATGGGTGATGAAGTGATCAGGGGAGAAGGCAAGGCTTTCTACAGCATGGATGAAGTGCTCATTGCTTACAACGAAGGAGCGGTTGACCTGCATGCGCATATCAAAGTGAAAACGAATGTGCGTGTGAACGGACAACTGGTGAAAAAACTGATCGATACTACCGTAGGTCGCGTACTGTTCAACCAGCACGTACCGCATGAAGTAGGATTCGTGAATGCACTGCTCACCAAGAAAAGTCTTCGTGAGATCATCGGCGACATCATCAAGATCACCGATGTACCTAAGACAGCGAAATTCCTCGATGATATCAAGACCCTCGGTTTCCGTATGGCCTTCCGTGGTGGATTGTCGTTCAACGTGAACGACCTGATCGTGCCCGACCAGCGTAATGAACTGCTGGAGAACGCCAAGACAGAAGTGGAAGAAGTGTGGGAAAACTATAACATGGGTCTGATCACTAATAACGAGCGATACAACCAGGTAATCGATATCTGGAGCCGTGTGGATACCCGTATCACTGAAACACTGATCCGTGAAATGCAGAACGATAAGCAGGGCTTCAACTCTGTTTACATGATGCTGGATTCCGGAGCGCGTGGTAGTAAGACACAGGTAAAACAGCTGGTGGGTATCCGTGGTCTGATGGCCAAGCCCCGTAAGAGCGGCAGCACAGGCAGCGAGGTAATTGAAAACCCCATCCTGTCGAACTTCAAGAACGGATTGAACGTATTGGATTACTTCATCTCTACACACGGTGCCCGTAAAGGTTTGGCCGATACGGCCCTGAAAACAGCCGATGCGGGTTACCTGACCCGTCGTCTGGTAGACGTGGCCCAGGATGTGGTGATCGGTGAAGAGGATTGCGGCACCCTGCGCGGAAACGCTACTACAGCGCTGAAAGACAATGAAGACATCATTGAACCGCTGGCAGACAGGATCGATGGCCGTACTTCATTACACAATATCTATCATCCCGTTACCGATGAACTGATCATCGCTGCGGGTGAAGAAATATCTGCAGAAGTCGCAAAAGCTATTGAAGAAGCAGGCATTGAAACCGTAGAAATACGTTCTGTGCTTACCTGCGAGAGCAAGCGCGGTGTGTGCGTAAAATGTTACGGACGCAACCTGGCAACAGGCTACCTGACACAACAAGGTGATGCCGTAGGTATCATCGCTGCACAGTCAATCGGTGAGCCTGGTACACAGCTGACACTGCGTACCTTCCACGTGGGTGGTGTTGCGGGATCTGCTTCTGTTGAATCGAGCCTGAACGCGAAATTCGACGGTACCATCCAGTTCGATGGTCTGAGAACAGTAGAAGCATTGAACAATGAAGGTGATAAAGTGAAGATCGTTATCGGCCGTACCGGCGAGGTAAGGATCATGGATGTGAAGAACGACAGGCTGATGATCACCAACAACGTCCCTTATGGTGCTACCTTGGCTGTGAAAGACGGACAACAAGTGAAGAAAGGAGATGTGATCTGTACATGGGATCCGTTCAACAACGTAATCGTAGCAGAGCAGAACGGTAAGATCAAATTTGAAAACGTACTCGATGGTATCACATACCGCGATGAGGCGGATGAACAAACCGGTCACCGCGAGAAAGTGGTTATCGAAACAAAAGACAAGACCAAGATACCTACCGTTATTGTAGAAGGAAAAGAAAACAAACAATACAACCTGCCCGTTGGATCGCATATCGTGATCGAAGAAGGAGATGATGTAAAAGCCGGACAGGTACTGGTTAAGATACCGCGTGTACTGGGTAAGCTCAGGGATATCACCGGAGGTCTGCCCCGTGTAACAGAATTGTTTGAAGCACGTAATCCGGGTAACCCTGCGATCGTTTGTGAGATCGATGGTGTGGTAGCTTTCGGTAACGTAAAACGTGGTAACCGCGAGATCATCGTTGAGTCGAAAGACAGTATGGTGAAGAAATACCTGGTTCCGTTGACACGCCAGATCCTGGTACAGGACGGCGACTTCGTGAAAGCCGGTACACCGCTGTCAGACGGACAGATCGCGCCCGCCGATATACTTGCTATCAAAGGACCTTTCGCCGTACAGGAGTACGTTGTGAACGAGATCCAGGAAGTATACCGTTTACAGGGTGTGAAGATCAACGACAAACACATTGAAGTGATCGTTCGCCAGATGATGAAAAAAGTAGAGATCGTAGACGCAGGAGATACCAAGTTCCTCGAAGAAGATCTCGAAGACAGGTTCGACTTTATCGAAGAGAACGACAGGGTCTTCGATAAGAAAGTAGTAACCGAAGCAGGTGAAAGCGCTAAGATGAAACCCGGACAGATCATCACCCTCCGTGAACTGCGTGAAGAGAATTCCATCCTCCGCAGGAGCGATAAGAAACTGGTAGAAGTAAGGGATGCCAAGCCCGCCACTGCAACGCCGGTGCTGCTGGGTATCACCAAAGCTTCACTGGGTGTACAGAGCTGGATCTCTGCTGCATCATTCCAGGAAACTACCAAAGTGTTGAGCCAGGCTGCTATCCAGGGTAAGACCGATGCGATGCTGGGACTGAAAGAGAACGTGATTACTGGTCACCTGATACCTGCCGGTACCGGACAGAAAGAGTTCGAGAACATGATCGTAGGTAGCAAGGAAGAGTACGAAGTACTGGCCACTACACGTGAAGCGATGAGCTTTGATGATGATGAATAA
- a CDS encoding APC family permease, producing MSTQQTGFRPSLSLFDATMIVAGGMIGSGIFIVSSDITRNVGSAGWLVLVWLITGFMTITAAVSYGELSAMYPKAGGQYIYLKEAYNSLVAFLFGWSFFSVIQTATIAAVAVAFSRFTAYLIPAVGEDNIIANLGFMKISAAQVLAIAMICFLTYTNTKGVRGGKIIQSTFTVTKLLSLFGLIVFGFLLVKQSHWAENWHTGFNAMQDLGVKDDKGMLQPTAWKSISGAVLVGAIAAAMVGSIFSSDSWNNVTFIAGEIKNPQRNIGLSLFLGTLIVTIIYITANLMYLHVLPLQSIAYAKNDRVAVTAANAIFGNAGTIVIAVMIMISTFGCNNGLILAGARVYYTMANDGLFFKKTGELNKNAVPEYALWIQCVVASLLCLSGHYGDLLTMVSFIVVIFYVLTIVGIFILRRKRPDMPRPYKAFGYPVMPMIYIVLAALFCVALVWASPTYSLWGLGITLIGLPLYYLAGRNKQ from the coding sequence ATGAGTACACAGCAAACAGGCTTCAGGCCTTCGCTCAGTCTTTTCGACGCTACCATGATCGTAGCCGGTGGCATGATCGGTTCGGGTATCTTCATCGTAAGCTCGGATATTACCAGGAACGTGGGCAGCGCGGGCTGGCTGGTGCTGGTATGGCTGATCACCGGCTTCATGACCATTACGGCGGCAGTGAGCTATGGCGAGCTGAGCGCCATGTACCCCAAAGCGGGCGGCCAGTATATATACCTCAAAGAAGCGTATAATTCTCTCGTGGCCTTTCTTTTTGGATGGAGCTTTTTCTCCGTGATACAAACTGCTACCATTGCAGCGGTGGCGGTGGCGTTCAGTCGCTTTACCGCTTACCTGATACCGGCAGTAGGAGAAGATAATATCATAGCCAACCTGGGCTTTATGAAGATATCGGCGGCGCAGGTGCTCGCCATCGCCATGATCTGTTTCCTCACCTATACCAACACCAAGGGAGTGAGGGGAGGCAAGATCATACAAAGCACATTTACTGTTACCAAACTACTTTCTTTATTCGGGCTCATCGTATTCGGATTTCTGTTGGTAAAGCAAAGCCATTGGGCCGAAAACTGGCACACAGGCTTTAATGCCATGCAGGACCTGGGTGTGAAAGACGATAAAGGCATGCTGCAGCCCACTGCCTGGAAGTCCATCTCGGGTGCAGTATTGGTAGGCGCTATTGCCGCTGCGATGGTAGGTTCTATATTCAGCAGCGACTCCTGGAACAACGTCACTTTTATAGCAGGAGAGATCAAGAACCCGCAAAGGAATATAGGACTCAGTCTTTTCCTGGGCACCCTCATTGTTACCATCATCTATATTACGGCTAATCTCATGTACCTGCATGTACTGCCTTTGCAGTCCATCGCCTATGCCAAGAACGACCGGGTGGCTGTTACCGCTGCCAATGCCATTTTTGGCAATGCAGGCACTATTGTGATCGCTGTTATGATCATGATTTCTACGTTTGGTTGCAACAACGGACTCATCCTGGCAGGAGCCAGGGTTTATTATACGATGGCCAACGATGGATTGTTTTTCAAAAAAACAGGAGAACTGAATAAGAATGCTGTGCCCGAATATGCTTTGTGGATACAGTGTGTTGTGGCTTCTTTATTGTGTTTGAGCGGACACTATGGAGACCTGCTTACCATGGTGTCATTCATTGTGGTGATATTTTATGTGCTTACGATCGTCGGAATATTTATCCTGCGCAGGAAGCGTCCCGATATGCCAAGACCTTATAAGGCATTCGGATACCCGGTAATGCCCATGATATACATTGTGCTGGCGGCATTGTTTTGTGTGGCGCTGGTATGGGCTTCTCCTACTTATTCGTTGTGGGGGCTCGGCATTACACTGATCGGACTTCCTTTGTATTATCTTGCAGGGCGAAACAAGCAATGA
- a CDS encoding OmpH family outer membrane protein, with amino-acid sequence MKNVSLGLNIVLVLAVAVLFYLHFSGKKATVQTVDTKSIPAGSFKIAYFEIDSIQTQFEYYKEIQKGLEAKDQEVTRQLNALKNAFAAKYQELQRSAQSLTQAELASRQQELQQMDKTYQGKEQMLTSELQEESIRKRQDVQKKIKEFLEEYNKNKGYSYIFSNLSDLLYFKDTAYDITKDVVNGLNQKYKKK; translated from the coding sequence ATGAAAAATGTTTCACTGGGTTTGAATATAGTACTGGTACTGGCGGTAGCTGTTTTGTTTTACCTGCATTTCTCAGGCAAGAAAGCCACTGTACAGACAGTCGATACCAAATCAATTCCTGCCGGTAGCTTCAAGATTGCCTATTTCGAAATAGATTCCATACAAACACAATTCGAATATTACAAAGAGATACAGAAAGGACTGGAAGCCAAAGACCAGGAAGTGACGCGCCAGCTGAATGCCCTGAAAAACGCTTTTGCTGCAAAATACCAAGAATTGCAGCGCAGTGCCCAAAGCCTTACGCAGGCTGAATTGGCCAGCAGGCAGCAGGAACTGCAGCAGATGGATAAAACTTACCAGGGCAAAGAACAAATGCTCACCAGCGAATTGCAGGAAGAGAGCATTCGCAAAAGGCAGGACGTGCAAAAGAAAATCAAGGAATTCCTGGAAGAGTACAACAAAAACAAAGGCTATTCTTATATCTTCTCTAATCTCTCCGACCTTTTATACTTCAAGGATACGGCTTACGACATTACCAAAGATGTGGTTAACGGCCTGAACCAGAAATACAAGAAGAAATAG
- the rpoB gene encoding DNA-directed RNA polymerase subunit beta, producing MSTTTLNNRVGFGKTKHLAEAPDLLDIQLESFREFFQLETTPDKRNVEGLFRVFKENFPITDTRNIFVLEFLDYFIDPPRYTIDECMERGLTYAVPLKAKLRLSCNDEEHVDFQTIVQDVFLGNIPYMTPRGTFVINGAERVVVSQLHRSPGVFFGQSVHPNGTKIYSARVIPFKGAWMEFATDINNVMYAYIDRKKKFPVTTLLRSIGFETDKDILELFGMADEVKADKKTLSHHIGKKLAARVLRTWVEDFVDEDTGEVVSIERNEIVMERDTVLDEDGINTIIEMEVKSVFIQKEDVGGDYAIIYNTLNKDTSNSELEAVQHIYRQLRGADAPDNETARGIIDKLFFSDKRYDLGEVGRYKINRKLNLDYPLEKKVLTKQDIIEIIKYLVRLTNGKAEIDDIDHLSNRRVRTVGEQLYAQFGVGLARMARTIRERMNVRDNEVFTPVDLINARTLSSVINSFFGTSQLSQFLDQTNPLSEITHKRRISALGPGGLSRERAGFEVRDVHYSHYGRLCTIETPEGPNIGLISTLCVHAAINDMGFIETPYRKVDNGKVNMKELTFLSAEEEDTAKIAQSNSPLNEKGQFVEDKVVSRQTGDFPILDKEEVEYMDVAPNQIVGLSASLIPFLEHDDANRALMGSNMQRQAVPLIRPEAPIVGTGLEGKAARDARIQIHAEGNGVVEFVDANEIHVRYDRNDMDRLISFNDDLQVYKLTKFIKTNQATCINLRPAVRKGQKVKRGDFLTEGYATKDGELALGRNLQVAFMPWKGYNFEDAIVISEKVVREDLFTSVHIEEYELEVRDTKLGEEELTPDIPNVSEEATKDLDENGIIRIGATIKEGDILIGKITPKGESDPTPEEKLLRAIFGDKAGDAKDASLKAPNGTEGVVIDKKLFQRAKKDKNGKIREKAQLEKVEKVHQQNEESIKELLLDKLQTLLKDKASTGVSNNFGEMLIGKGAKFNQKNLAAIDYQNVNPLGWTGDAKTDDQINTLLHNYSIRFNEELGRYKREKFNISIGDELPAGVLKLAKVYLAVKRKLKVGDKMAGRHGNKGIVAKIVRAEDMPFMEDGTPVDIVLNPLGVPSRMNLGQIYETILGWTGKRLGVKFATPIFDGASTDEIEEYCKQASIPRNGHTYLYDGETGERFHQKATVGVIYMIKLHHMVDDKMHARSIGPYSLITQQPLGGKAQFGGQRFGEMEVWALEAYGASNILQELLTLKSDDIIGRAKTYEAIVKGENIPRAGVPESFNVLVHELRGLGLDLKFE from the coding sequence ATGTCTACTACAACATTGAACAACAGGGTCGGCTTCGGAAAAACTAAACATTTGGCTGAAGCTCCTGACCTGCTCGACATTCAGTTAGAATCATTCAGAGAATTTTTCCAGTTAGAAACTACGCCCGACAAGCGCAATGTGGAAGGGCTGTTCCGTGTGTTCAAGGAAAACTTTCCTATCACCGATACACGCAACATTTTCGTGCTGGAATTCCTGGATTACTTCATCGATCCGCCACGTTACACCATTGATGAGTGTATGGAGCGCGGACTCACTTACGCAGTTCCCCTGAAAGCGAAACTGCGCCTGAGTTGTAACGATGAAGAGCACGTAGATTTCCAGACCATCGTTCAGGATGTGTTCCTGGGTAATATCCCCTACATGACTCCCCGCGGTACTTTCGTAATTAACGGAGCAGAGCGTGTAGTGGTATCACAGTTACACCGCTCACCCGGTGTATTCTTCGGCCAGTCCGTTCACCCCAACGGAACCAAGATCTATTCTGCCCGCGTGATCCCTTTCAAAGGCGCGTGGATGGAATTCGCTACAGACATCAACAACGTGATGTACGCGTATATCGACCGTAAGAAAAAATTCCCCGTAACCACTTTGCTGCGTTCTATCGGTTTCGAAACCGATAAAGACATCCTGGAACTCTTCGGTATGGCCGATGAAGTGAAGGCTGACAAGAAAACGCTGTCACACCACATAGGTAAAAAACTGGCTGCCCGCGTATTGAGAACATGGGTGGAAGATTTCGTGGATGAAGATACCGGTGAAGTAGTGAGCATCGAGCGTAACGAGATCGTAATGGAGCGCGACACTGTCCTGGACGAAGACGGTATCAATACCATCATCGAAATGGAAGTGAAGAGCGTATTCATCCAGAAAGAAGACGTGGGTGGTGATTATGCGATCATCTATAACACACTGAATAAAGATACTTCGAACAGTGAACTGGAAGCGGTTCAGCACATCTACCGCCAACTGCGTGGTGCTGATGCGCCGGATAATGAAACTGCGCGTGGTATCATCGATAAATTATTCTTCTCCGACAAGCGTTATGACCTGGGTGAAGTAGGCCGTTACAAGATCAACCGCAAACTGAACCTCGATTATCCGCTGGAGAAAAAAGTACTCACCAAGCAGGACATCATCGAGATCATCAAATACCTCGTGCGCCTCACCAATGGTAAGGCCGAGATCGATGATATCGATCACCTGAGCAACCGTCGTGTACGTACCGTAGGAGAGCAGCTCTATGCACAATTCGGCGTAGGTCTGGCCCGTATGGCCCGCACCATCCGTGAAAGGATGAACGTTCGTGATAACGAGGTGTTCACGCCGGTTGACCTGATCAACGCGCGTACACTGTCATCCGTGATCAACTCATTCTTCGGAACCTCACAGTTGTCGCAGTTCCTCGACCAAACCAACCCGCTGTCGGAGATCACGCACAAGCGTCGTATTTCTGCACTCGGACCAGGAGGTTTGAGCCGTGAGCGTGCAGGCTTCGAGGTGCGTGACGTACACTATTCACACTATGGCCGTCTGTGTACCATTGAAACACCGGAAGGACCGAACATCGGTCTGATCTCTACACTGTGCGTACACGCTGCTATCAACGATATGGGCTTCATTGAAACCCCTTATCGCAAGGTAGACAACGGTAAAGTGAACATGAAAGAACTCACTTTCCTGAGCGCAGAAGAAGAAGATACCGCCAAGATCGCCCAGAGTAACTCTCCTTTGAATGAAAAAGGACAGTTCGTGGAAGATAAAGTGGTTTCCCGCCAGACCGGTGATTTCCCCATATTGGACAAAGAAGAAGTAGAATATATGGACGTGGCACCCAACCAGATTGTTGGTCTGAGTGCTTCGCTGATCCCCTTCCTCGAGCACGACGACGCCAACCGTGCGCTGATGGGATCGAACATGCAACGCCAGGCTGTACCGCTGATCCGCCCCGAGGCGCCGATCGTAGGTACCGGACTGGAAGGCAAAGCTGCCCGCGATGCACGTATCCAGATACACGCAGAAGGTAATGGTGTGGTTGAATTTGTAGACGCCAACGAGATCCATGTCCGTTACGACAGGAACGATATGGACCGCCTGATCAGCTTCAACGATGACCTGCAGGTGTACAAGCTCACCAAGTTCATCAAAACCAACCAGGCTACCTGTATCAACCTGCGCCCGGCTGTGAGGAAAGGACAGAAAGTGAAGAGAGGTGATTTCCTTACCGAAGGTTATGCAACCAAAGACGGAGAACTCGCACTGGGCCGTAACCTGCAAGTGGCATTCATGCCCTGGAAAGGTTACAACTTCGAGGATGCCATCGTGATCAGTGAGAAAGTGGTGCGTGAAGACCTGTTTACTTCTGTACACATTGAAGAATACGAACTGGAAGTACGTGATACCAAACTGGGTGAAGAAGAACTTACGCCCGATATCCCGAACGTTTCAGAAGAAGCTACCAAAGACCTCGACGAAAATGGTATCATCCGTATTGGTGCTACTATCAAAGAAGGCGATATCCTCATTGGTAAGATCACTCCTAAAGGAGAATCAGATCCTACACCGGAAGAAAAACTGCTGCGCGCCATCTTTGGTGATAAAGCAGGTGATGCCAAAGATGCTTCACTGAAAGCACCGAACGGTACCGAAGGTGTGGTGATCGATAAAAAACTGTTCCAGCGTGCGAAGAAAGACAAGAATGGCAAGATCCGTGAGAAAGCACAATTGGAGAAAGTAGAAAAAGTACACCAGCAGAATGAAGAGAGCATCAAAGAATTGCTGCTCGACAAATTACAGACCCTGTTGAAAGACAAAGCTTCTACAGGTGTGAGCAACAATTTCGGCGAAATGCTCATTGGTAAAGGCGCTAAGTTCAATCAAAAGAACCTGGCCGCCATCGACTACCAGAACGTGAATCCGCTGGGCTGGACTGGTGACGCTAAAACGGACGACCAGATCAATACATTGTTGCACAACTACAGCATCCGTTTCAACGAAGAACTCGGACGTTACAAGCGTGAGAAATTCAACATCTCTATTGGTGATGAATTACCCGCAGGTGTATTGAAACTGGCTAAAGTTTACCTGGCTGTGAAGCGTAAGCTGAAAGTGGGAGATAAGATGGCGGGCCGTCACGGTAACAAAGGTATCGTTGCCAAGATCGTTCGTGCAGAAGATATGCCGTTCATGGAAGACGGTACACCGGTAGACATTGTACTGAACCCGCTGGGGGTACCTTCCCGTATGAACCTCGGACAGATCTATGAAACCATCCTGGGCTGGACAGGCAAGCGCCTGGGCGTGAAATTCGCTACGCCGATCTTCGATGGTGCTTCTACAGATGAAATCGAAGAATACTGCAAACAAGCAAGTATACCCAGGAACGGACATACTTACCTGTACGATGGTGAGACCGGAGAGCGTTTCCACCAGAAAGCCACTGTGGGTGTGATCTACATGATCAAACTGCACCACATGGTAGATGATAAGATGCACGCCCGTTCAATCGGACCATACAGCTTGATTACACAACAGCCGTTGGGTGGTAAGGCGCAGTTCGGCGGACAGCGTTTCGGTGAGATGGAGGTATGGGCACTGGAAGCTTATGGTGCATCCAACATCCTGCAGGAATTGCTGACACTGAAATCAGATGATATCATTGGAAGGGCCAAAACTTACGAAGCCATCGTGAAAGGTGAAAACATTCCACGTGCCGGCGTTCCTGAATCATTCAACGTATTGGTTCATGAACTGAGAGGTTTGGGTCTGGATCTGAAATTTGAATAA
- the rplL gene encoding 50S ribosomal protein L7/L12 has protein sequence MADVKSLAETLVGLTVKEVQELADVLKADYGIEPAAAAVVVAGGDGGGAAAVEEKTSFDVILVSGGASKLGVVKIVKELTGLGLKEAKDLVDGAPKPVKEGVSKAEADELAAKLKDAGAEVEIK, from the coding sequence ATGGCAGACGTTAAATCATTAGCCGAAACATTAGTAGGCTTGACAGTAAAAGAAGTTCAGGAACTGGCAGATGTACTGAAAGCTGATTACGGTATCGAACCCGCTGCAGCTGCAGTAGTAGTAGCTGGTGGCGACGGTGGCGGAGCTGCTGCTGTTGAAGAGAAAACATCTTTCGATGTGATCCTCGTTAGCGGTGGTGCAAGCAAGCTGGGCGTAGTGAAGATCGTTAAAGAACTGACTGGCCTCGGACTGAAAGAAGCAAAAGACCTGGTTGACGGCGCTCCCAAGCCTGTAAAAGAAGGCGTTTCTAAAGCTGAAGCCGATGAACTGGCCGCTAAGCTGAAAGATGCTGGCGCTGAAGTAGAGATCAAGTAA
- the rplJ gene encoding 50S ribosomal protein L10 — MTKDQKNEVIELLKGKFAQYNNFYITDTESLSVEQVSALRRTCFNKQVEMKVAKNTLIRKALESLDAEKYASVYPALNNVTALMFSENPKEPALIISSFRKESNGEKPVLKAAFINGDVYTGDNNLKTLTQIKTKNELIGEVIGLLQSPAKRVLAALLHHHEKQAETAAAE; from the coding sequence ATGACTAAAGATCAAAAAAACGAGGTGATTGAACTGCTGAAAGGCAAGTTCGCCCAATATAATAACTTCTACATCACCGATACAGAATCGTTGAGCGTAGAACAGGTATCTGCACTGCGTCGCACTTGCTTTAACAAGCAGGTGGAGATGAAAGTGGCCAAGAATACCCTTATCCGCAAAGCGCTGGAATCATTGGATGCAGAAAAATACGCAAGCGTTTATCCGGCATTGAACAATGTAACCGCCCTGATGTTCTCTGAGAACCCCAAGGAGCCCGCTTTGATCATCAGCTCTTTCCGTAAGGAGAGCAACGGTGAAAAACCGGTATTGAAAGCTGCATTCATTAATGGTGATGTATACACCGGCGACAACAACCTGAAAACACTGACCCAGATCAAGACGAAGAACGAACTGATCGGCGAAGTGATCGGATTGCTGCAATCTCCTGCCAAACGTGTACTGGCTGCCTTGTTGCACCACCACGAGAAGCAGGCGGAAACTGCGGCTGCAGAATAA